From the genome of Corallococcus macrosporus DSM 14697:
CACCTGCCGCCCGTCACCGGGGATTTCCACTGGGTGCAGGTCACCGTGCCCGGACGGCAGTGTCCGGTGGAGTTGCTGACGTCGGACATGCACTGGCAGCTCGACGCGGCGACGTGGGGCACGCTCCGCGCCGCCGCGGGCCAGGACCTCCGCGTCCAGGTGACCAGCGCCTACCTGGTACAGAACCGGTTGCGTGAAGGCCCGTACCGCCTGGAGTCGCCGCGCACCATCCGCCTGGAGGGCGCGCGATGAACCGGACACCGTGGTGGCTGCTGGCGTTGCTGATGGCCGGCTGTGACGAGAACACAGCGCGGGTGGTGGGCGTGGCGCCACCCGACGGGCTCGACTTCGCGCACGAGGAGCCCTGGGTGGAAGGAACCGTCGTTCCACCGCCGGGCCCGGGCGGGCGCATCCTGGTCACCAACAGCCTGGATGACACGCTCAGCCTCGTGGAGCTGGACACCGTGGGCACGCCGGCCTTCCGCGAGCTGGCGCGCGTGCCGGTGGGCCTCAACCCGATGGAGCTGGAGGGGCCGCACCACACCGCCGTGGCCCCCGCGGGTGACTTCTATTACGTCGGCATCTCCAACTACGTGCCCGGCGGTGGCTCGGGGCCGCACGGTGCCCACGGCACGGGCGCGGATGACGGCTACTGCCTGAAGCTGGACGCGCGCGACAACCGGCTCGTGGGCTCGGTGCGCGTGAATCCCAACCCGGGCGACGTCATCGTCAGCGCGGATGGGAACACGCTGTACCAGACGCACTTCGACACGCTGAAGATTTCGGAGATGGCGCGCCAGGGCCGGCCCGAGTCCGACATGAACGCGAACCTGGCCATCCTCGACGCGCGCACCATGACTCGGAAGGCCATGGTGGAGGTGTGCCCCGCGCCGCACGCGGTGCGCCTGTCGGCGGACGAGCGCACGGCGTACATCGCCTGCTGGTCGGATGAAGTGGCCATCGTGGACCTCGCGGAGGCGGGCACGCCGGTGGCGCGGGTGAAGGTGGCGGCGGGCGCGGGCGGCGCGGTGGCGCCCCGGCACCAGCCCTACGCGCTGACGCTGTCCCCCACCACCGGCGAGGTCTGGGTCAGCTCCATGGCCAGCCGGCAGGTGCAGGTGCTCAATCCCCAGACGCGCGCCATGGTGCCCGAGCGCGCCGTGTCCCTCCTGCACGGGCCGCCGATGTTCGGCGCCTTCACCGCGGACGGCCGCACGCTGTACATGCCCTACCAGTTGGTGGACGCGGTGGCCGTCATCGACCCGGAGACGGGCACCGTGCTGCGCGAGGTGCCGCTGGCGGACGCCGGCTGCCTCAACGTGCACCAAATCACGCTGACACCCGACGAGCGCATCGGCCTGGTCGTCTGCGAGGGCGACCACGTGGGGCCGGGCACGTTGCACGCGGTGGACCTGGAGGAAGGCACGGTGGTGGGCACGGTGGAGGTGGGCATCTTCCCGGATTCGGTGAGCATCCTGCGGGGGCAGCCATGAAGCGCGCGGGGTGGTGTGTGGTGGCCCTGGCCGTGGGGCTGGCTGGCTGTGACGACGGCAGCGATGGCCGCGTGCCCGCGGCGGAGTATGGCGAGGTGCTGTTCAACGACTCGCGGCTGTCGGAGAGCAGCTTCAACAGCTTCTCGTGCGCGACGTGCCATTCGACGACGCCCACGCCGCCCTCGGGGCGGATGGACTCCGGCTACACGCTGTATGACGCCGCGTTCCGGGAGAGCTGGTGGGGCGGCTTCGAGACGCGCCTGCTGGACGCGGTGAACTTCTGCTACGTCAACTTCATGCGGGGCGTGACGCCGCTGCCGAAGGACTCGCCGCAGAGCCGGGCGCTGTATGAGTACCTGGTGAGCATCAGCCCGAGCCCGTCCGCGCCGGCCCGGCCCTTCACGGTGGTGAAGGACGTCGTCGACGTCACGCGCGGTGACGTGGCGCGCGGACAGCAGGTCTACGCCGAGGCGTGCCAGAGCTGCCACGGCGCGCCCCACACCGGCGAGGGGCGGCTGACCGAGCTGGCGTCGATTCTCCCGGAGGTGACGGACGACTACGACACGCTCTTCCCCGGTGTGCCCAAGTCGCTGGTCGTCATCGAGAAGGTGCGCCACGGCCAGTTCTTCGGCGTGGGCGGCAACATGCCGCTGTACAGCCTGGAGGCCCTGTCCGACGAGGACCTGGGCGCGCTGCTCGCGTTCATGGGTTTGTGACACGGACCGGCGTGTTCCGGTGGAGCCCACGCGCCACCGGACGTATACCTCGCCCGCGGGCACACACGTGGGAGCGAGCATGGGGTTCTGGGGCAGGCTTTTCGGGAGGAAGACTTCAACGGCCGCCGAGGTTCCTCCCGGCCCCTCCAGCACCTGGGCGGTGGAGCCGCGCGAGGCGCTGATGCGGCAGGTGGAGGCGCTGCTGCGCGCCGACCCGGCGGTGGAGCAGGTGGAGCGGCGCACGCAGGACTACGGGCTGGACATCACCCGCGCTGGCAGCAAGGGCACCTTCTTCCTGGACAACCTCTACGCGGACACGCGGGAGCTGCCGCCCGAGGAGCGCGTGCAGCTCATCCAGCGTTACCTGCGCGCGCTGTGGCAGGAGTCGCCGGATACGCTGCCCTGGGAGCAGGCGCGTGAGCTGCTGCTGCCCGTGCTGCGTGCGTCCACCTTCGGCATGTCGCTGATGAAGAAGGCGGAGGCGGACCGGGAGATGGTGGGCCGGCGGACGCTGCCCTTCCTGCGCGAGCTGCTGGTGCTGGACCTGCCGGAGTCCGCCATGTTCGTCCAGCGCCGGCACCTGGAGACGTGGGGCGTCAGCGAGGACGACGCCTTCACGGCGGCCCACGCGAACCTGGCCCGGCTGCCGGACGAGGGCGTGGAGCTGTACGACGAGGAGCACGGCCCGCTGTGGACGGTGGAGACGCGAGACACCTACGAGACGTCCCGGCTGCTGCGCCCCGGCTTCCTCGCGTCCTTCGCGGGGCGCGTGGAGGGCCGACCCGTGGCCATCCTCCCGGAGCGCTCCACGCTGCTCATCGGCGGTGACGCGCGTCCGGAGTTGGTGGCGCGCCTGAGCGAGAGCGCGGAGCGGGAGTACGCGGCGGCGTCGCGGTGCCTGACGCCCGCGCTGTACACGGTGGATGACGCGGGGCGGGTGGTGCCCTACGTGCATCCCGGGCAGGACGCGCTGGCGCACCGGGTGCGGCTGGCGCATGTGCGGCTGGCCCTGGCGGAGTACAACTCCCAGAAGGAGGCGCTCGACGCGCTCCACCAGGAGCAGGAGCTGGACCTGTTCGTCGCCAGCTACAGCGCCACGGCGCGCAAGCGGGACGAGTTCCCCATCTCCTGGTGTGTCTGGTCGCATGACGTGGACGCCCTGCTGCCCGAGGCGGACATGGTCGCCGTGAGCCCCGAGGCGGGCGGCGAGGACTTCTTCACGGTGCCCTGGCGGGAGGTGCGGCGCATCGCGGGGAGTTGTCTGACGCAGGTGCCGGAGCTGTGGCCGCCGCGCTACCGCACCACGGCGAAGCCGACCCCGGAGGTGGTGGAGCAGCTCCGCGCCGCCCAGGTCACCTTCGAGGACTTCCAGGAGCCCTGAGACGGGAGGACGCAACGATGCTCGCCTGCCTGGATGTGGACTACCGCCCCGAGCTCACCGTGGCGGCGTGCGTGCTGTTCCGGGGCTGGGCGGATGGGGCGGAGGCCTCGCACCTGGTGGAGCGCGGGCCTCCGGCCGAGCCCTACGAGCCGGGGCAGTTCTACCGCCGCGAGCTGCCGCACCTGCTCCGGGTGCTGGCGCGGGTGGAGGTGCCGCTGGAGGCCGTCATCGTGGATGGCTATGCGTGGCTGGGTGAGGACCGGCCCGGGCTGGGCGCGCGCCTGTACGATGCGCTGAACCGGGAGGTGCCCGTCATCGGCGTGGCGAAGACGGCCTATGTGACGACGGGGCCCTCGGTGCCGGTGCTGCGGGGGAAGAGCCTGCGGCCGTTGTTCGTGAGTGGGGCGGGCATCGACTCGGCGGTGGCGGCGGAGCACATCCGGCGGATGCATGGCGCGTCGCGCACGCCCACGATGCTGAACCGGGTGGACCGGCTCTGCCGGGAGTCCTGAAGTCCCGACCCGGGCGGCGGCGGCGATAAACCCCCGACATTTCGGAACAGCGAGCTCCGCCTCTTCGTCCGGGGGGCGAGCATCCTCCTGGAATCCTCGCGCCGGGAGGCTTACCTTTGACGGTAGATGCCCTCGCACCCGAATTCACAGCTCGGCTTGTTCGACACGGCGGCGCCTGATGAGCGCGAGGACGTGGGTGCGGAGGCGCGCGCGGGCACGGGGGCGCGGAGCCGGCTCCCCGCGCGGGAGGAGGCGGCCACGCCGGATACACAGCGTCGGCGTCCCTCCCGGGGGGATTCGCTCCCACCAGATACGGCTCGGCGCGCGAGCACCGCGCCGGAGAGTCGGCGCACCGCGTGGGAGGATGGGCTCCCGCCAGATACGGCTCAGCGCGCGAGCATCGCGCCGGAGAGCCGACTCCCCGCGCGAGAGGAGGCACTCCCGCTGGCGGCGGAGCTGGCGCGGCGGCTGTCGTCGATTCTCGGCGTGCCGGTCCACCTGCGGCTCACGGACAACCGGGCCACGCTGGTGAGCTTCCGCCGGGGTGAGGAGGGGCTGCGGCTGCGCATCCACCACCTCTTCCTGGGAGCACCTGACGCGGTGGTTCAGGCCATGGCGGCGTACGCGGGCCGGGCGGACGCGAGCGCGGGCGAGGTGCTTGAAACCTACGCGCACGCTCACAGCGAGCGGGTCCGCCGGGAGCGTCGGCCTGGCAAGCCTCTGCGCACGCGAGGCCGCTGCTTCGACCTGCAGGCCATCTTCGCCCGGCTCAACGCGAGCTGGTTCGACGAACGGGTGCAGGTCGACGTGGGTTGGGCGCGCAAGCCGGCCGGCACGAAGCGCCGCAGCATCCACGTGGGCGGCTACGACGCGCGGCTGCGGGAGATTCGAATCCATCCGGCGCTGGACCGGCCGCACGTGCCCGCGTTCGTGGTGGACTACCTCGTCTTCCACGCGATGCTGCACGCGGACCTCGACGACGGAACGAGCAACGAGGGCCGCTGCGCGCCCGAGCACACGCCGGCCTTCCGCGAGCGCGAAGTCCTGTTCCCGCTGCGTGACGCGGCCCAGCGCTGGTTGGGCGACAACCACGCGTCCCTGCTGCGCGGCCGATAGCGCGGCGCGATTCGCGCAGGCCTCGCTACTTCTACACGGAGAGAATGACCCACTTCGCCGTATCCACGGCGTAGACGATGGGGATGCCCGCGAGGGGC
Proteins encoded in this window:
- a CDS encoding YncE family protein produces the protein MNRTPWWLLALLMAGCDENTARVVGVAPPDGLDFAHEEPWVEGTVVPPPGPGGRILVTNSLDDTLSLVELDTVGTPAFRELARVPVGLNPMELEGPHHTAVAPAGDFYYVGISNYVPGGGSGPHGAHGTGADDGYCLKLDARDNRLVGSVRVNPNPGDVIVSADGNTLYQTHFDTLKISEMARQGRPESDMNANLAILDARTMTRKAMVEVCPAPHAVRLSADERTAYIACWSDEVAIVDLAEAGTPVARVKVAAGAGGAVAPRHQPYALTLSPTTGEVWVSSMASRQVQVLNPQTRAMVPERAVSLLHGPPMFGAFTADGRTLYMPYQLVDAVAVIDPETGTVLREVPLADAGCLNVHQITLTPDERIGLVVCEGDHVGPGTLHAVDLEEGTVVGTVEVGIFPDSVSILRGQP
- a CDS encoding c-type cytochrome, with protein sequence MKRAGWCVVALAVGLAGCDDGSDGRVPAAEYGEVLFNDSRLSESSFNSFSCATCHSTTPTPPSGRMDSGYTLYDAAFRESWWGGFETRLLDAVNFCYVNFMRGVTPLPKDSPQSRALYEYLVSISPSPSAPARPFTVVKDVVDVTRGDVARGQQVYAEACQSCHGAPHTGEGRLTELASILPEVTDDYDTLFPGVPKSLVVIEKVRHGQFFGVGGNMPLYSLEALSDEDLGALLAFMGL
- a CDS encoding DUF1444 family protein — translated: MGFWGRLFGRKTSTAAEVPPGPSSTWAVEPREALMRQVEALLRADPAVEQVERRTQDYGLDITRAGSKGTFFLDNLYADTRELPPEERVQLIQRYLRALWQESPDTLPWEQARELLLPVLRASTFGMSLMKKAEADREMVGRRTLPFLRELLVLDLPESAMFVQRRHLETWGVSEDDAFTAAHANLARLPDEGVELYDEEHGPLWTVETRDTYETSRLLRPGFLASFAGRVEGRPVAILPERSTLLIGGDARPELVARLSESAEREYAAASRCLTPALYTVDDAGRVVPYVHPGQDALAHRVRLAHVRLALAEYNSQKEALDALHQEQELDLFVASYSATARKRDEFPISWCVWSHDVDALLPEADMVAVSPEAGGEDFFTVPWREVRRIAGSCLTQVPELWPPRYRTTAKPTPEVVEQLRAAQVTFEDFQEP
- a CDS encoding endonuclease V yields the protein MLACLDVDYRPELTVAACVLFRGWADGAEASHLVERGPPAEPYEPGQFYRRELPHLLRVLARVEVPLEAVIVDGYAWLGEDRPGLGARLYDALNREVPVIGVAKTAYVTTGPSVPVLRGKSLRPLFVSGAGIDSAVAAEHIRRMHGASRTPTMLNRVDRLCRES